The following DNA comes from Peromyscus leucopus breed LL Stock chromosome 2, UCI_PerLeu_2.1, whole genome shotgun sequence.
CTGACACTAGTTCCAGAAAGAGCAGACTGATGGGATGGCATATGCTTTTGATGCCAACaaaggatctgtgagttcaaggccagcctggtcgacagagtgagtcccaggatagatagccagggctacgtagactctctcaaaacaaacaaaaaaacaagcagaaaggCACAGTTCCTGTTTTATgcatacattttattcttttttttataaaaggcAATAGTACATTGTTGATTGGAGCATTAAAGGAAGGAAACAACCCCTTTAAAAAGGAGTCTCCCTACCCCTATTCCTAAGactgtaacatatatatatatataaaatgtacgtgtatatttatatattttttaaaaaaaaacagaaaatatgaaacTTGCGGCCTGGACTTCATCCCCACCCCAATGCCTATCTTATGACAGAAATACACTACACAGCCCCTACTCAGGGGTCACAGCTCCAGATGTGAGCTGGGCCTCTCttatctctttccctctcccaaaGCCTAGAACCCCACTGTAAAAGAAGAGCAGATGCACACATACTCAGAAGCACACTTCTGGGTCCCCCTCCATGTGGAGTCCCTGAAGCATGCACACTCTGGTACTTTCCATCCTCACTCCCTTCTCCTGGGCTCCTTGAGCTGCTAGGGTCTGTTTTGAAAATTTGGTCCCTTGCCCTGAATGCCTAGAGAACAGCCCACACACCGGCACATTCTTCTTTTCGGGGAAACAAAAGGATGTTTGGTCCTACTTGCTATCCTACCTTGACTTAAGAGTGGGGGCCTAATGTTTTATGGGGCAGAAGTTCAGTAGAAACTTTGAAAGGGCCATCCAGCAGGGGCAGCGGATACAGGAGCATCTTAGCCTGTGAGAGGCATCACAAGGGTGCGTTTAGGAAGCGGCCCCCACACAGTCAGTGGATACTCAAGAACAGTGGGGTGGCTGCTGCCCACTCAGATCTGTTCCTTGTGCTTCACGTGAGCCAGCTTCACGTTCTCTGCCTCGGTGGAGGGTGGGGGCTGCTCCAGGTGGCAACCAATCATGAGCTGGTACACGAAGACGCCAGCGATGGAACCCAGGAGTGGAGAGACGATGGGTACCCACCACCAGTGCCGGCCGGTcctggaggacagagacaggtgatcagagacaggcaggcagggcaggggacAGGCAAGCTAAGCTGAGCGCATCAGCTGTACTCACGTGAAGACTTCTGAGCCCCAGCCAGCTAGAGCAGTGAAAAGACGAGGGCCGAAGTCTCGGGCAGGGTTGACAGCATAGCCAGAATTGAAGCCCATGGAGGTCCCAATGACCAGGACCACAAGGCCCACAGTGAAGGCCTCCAGGCCACGGGGGACAGGGTTGTTATAGGGGTCAACAATGGCCAGCACACAGACGATGAGGGAGGCTGTGCCTATGAACTGGAAAGCCGAGAGAACAAGGTGAGAGAGGTTCCTTCCCCAATGCTcccatgcctccctccctctgccttgccCTGACTAGGATGCTTGTAAGCCCAGCAATTCAGTGAGAAGCTCCATGCTTTATAAAGGACCCGCCACCACGTTCTGaggtcgggggggggggtccccacaCATTGAGAAATCCTGCTACAAGCAAGAAGTGCTGTCCAAAACAAGTCTGTTCCTCTGCATTCACCTCGCATGTCCCCGATCCATACCTGATCAAAGAAGCCATTGACCATGTCCAAGTGTCCAGAGGGGTAGGTGGCAAAGATGCCCGCTGTGCCATTGGGGCCGGAGACGATAAGCTCATTGTTGGCAAAGCCCCAGATTGCATCTGGTTGGTGACAGAGTAGATCCGTTGTGAGTGCGGGCAGAGCCTCCCCTCTCAGCCCCgccctccccaccctgccagGGGTCATGGGTAAGCACACTACTCTGGAGGCACAGGCGGCGCGGTGGGGTGGAGGCCCTGAGACTCTGGTGTTGCCCAACTTGTTTCTTTCCCTTGGAGCCCCCAACCTGGGCCTGAGTGTTCATGAGTCATGAGCCCCGGGCCTGGGCAGGCCTCACTCGGCTGTCAGCAACGGGCCTGGCGCCAACAGGTACTTAAAAGAGCGAGAGTGCCGTGGAGAAGGGCAGCATGAGCGATGCTTACCATAGTACAGCCCGAAAACGATCCCCGCGCCCAAGAAGGCCCCCAGCGTCTGCGCCAGGGTGTAGATGGGCAGCTTGATCCAGGGCTCGCGTGCCAGGAAGCACATGGCAAAGGTCACAGCGGGGTTCAAGTGGGCTCCTGAGGAGAGGGGGGTAGAACCTATTAGCTGCAGCCCACCACCGTGGGGAGGCCAGGGCTGCCATGCGCACCTCCCTTCTGGGCTGCAGGAAGGTTTCCTTGGCCTGCACCGCAGTTGGACTGGGTCCCAGATTGATAATCTTTGATTGCAAGGTGAGAGGCAAGGGTTCCAGAGTGTCAAGCCTCTCCCACCCCTGTCTCCAAAGGTCCCAAAGCTGAGGGCACGGTTAGGAGCCGCACTTGGGGATAgaccttcctctctgctctctagCCAGAATGAGGGCCGAGGACTGAGACTGAGGTGGAGGCCTTACCCGACACTTGGCCGGCCACCAAGATGGCGAGGGTGACGGCGAATCCAAAAGCCAAGTTGATGGTGAGGAAGCCACCATGGGTGCCCCGGCTGAGCACCACCTGAGCCACGGAGCCACAGCCAAACATCTGTGTcggaaaacagaacaaaggaagtccCATTGAGACCAGCGGCTCCTGCTAACACAGAAGACgggaggtccttcctggaacgtAACCCAAATCCTCCCCGCTGTAATCACAGGTCCTTCTCCGGCTTGCGTTCCGTCTTGAATATCGCAGAGCCCTGTGGGAGGGACTTGGAATGGGTATAGGACCGGGAACCCAGATGGCCGAACAATATCCGCTGGTTCAGAAGGGCATGGGAGGGCCTGTCACTCTAGCAGTTTCCGCCTCTGCCCTCCAGACCTGGCACACAGGTAGAAAGTACCCTGCCCCTGCACGCACGCTGTTCCAAAGCTGAGGTCACAGTGGAGGTGTTGGGGGACCCGGAGATTGGAGGGAGACAAAAGTAAGGTTGAATCAACTCTTGAAATATCTGAGTGCCCGGCCCTCGCCACATTCCTCACTTAACAACTTCCCTCTCCTGGATCTGTCCCTCTGAGCACCTCCCCAGGCTaaccttcccctcccttctccaaccctctctctgcctggaggAGAGTCCTAAAGACTAGGTTTTAAGAGGCTTTTCTCTCCAACGCCAGTGAGATCTGTTCTAACCTTCTACCTGGGAGAGAGGGACTAAAAGGGACCAGAGTCCCTCAAGTTCAGCATGTACGGACACAGTATGTGTTCAAAAGGGGAAATACTCTCCACAAGCTGTAAAATACTGTCGTCCTGAGTCTCTAGCATCCCTCAAAGCTcctccagcccagccctgggTCCCCTTTCTCACTTCTCCATAACTGAAAGTGCTATGTTGAGCTGGgcctgatcccagcacccaggaggcagagacaggcagatgtctgtgagttcaaggccagcctgatctacatagttccaagacaaccagggccatgtagagagaccctgtctttaaaaacaaaaaaagttccCTGCTAGCCAGCAGGCCGCGCTCCATTAACTCTAATGGGCCCGCGCCATGTACTGAGTTGTTAAGCACTGATTATTATCACCCAGAAAGATGAGACAAGGGAGCCAGTGGAGGTGATTCAGGGCACAGGTGTGCGGGCAGGGGTGAAGCAAAGGTTGGAGATTGTAGGGCGCGGGGTGGAGGCACGTGGGGGTCTGCAGCACTGTGCCCAGCCAGACCCCGGCCTGAGCTCTTTGCCTGCCTGAGGCCCAGACCTGGCTTCATGCCAAGAGGCCTTGGCGCGAGGAGCTATCAAAGCCAGTTCCACCACCTTGGGGCtaatcttcctcttccttctccacctcctccccccATCTCCAGGTTCTCAGCTAGCCCCTCACCCCACCCAGCTATATACCTCAGGAAAGAGGGCTTTCCTCACCCCCAAAGACAACCTGGATTCTGACGCGGCAAGGTTCTGGGTCTCCAACACAGGTGCCCAGGCAGGCCCTCACCCATCAGGGTGTCCCCTAGGTCTGCCCCACCCCGGCTCTGCTTTTCACCAACACTTGATACCTCACATCTACCTGAGCCTGAAAGCCTTCACCACAAATCCAGCACCCTCTTTTTGTGGTCCACCATAAGCCAAATGATCCTGGGACCCAGCAAGGGTTGACTATTCTTTTCACAGGGGAGTTGACCTGAGACTTGGGAAGGGATAAGGAGGCTCTCTGGGACGTGGAAGATACTTTCCTTGTCCTTGGTGCCCCCAAACAGGTGGCTGGACTCACAAATCAAGATAGGGAAGGGGGGGGGCGATAGTGTCCCCTGACTCCCTTCCTGGCCCAGGGGAGAGAGGGGATGAGGACAACTGATAGGCCA
Coding sequences within:
- the Aqp3 gene encoding aquaporin-3; the protein is MGRQKELVNRCGEMLHIRYRLLRQALAECLGTLILVMFGCGSVAQVVLSRGTHGGFLTINLAFGFAVTLAILVAGQVSGAHLNPAVTFAMCFLAREPWIKLPIYTLAQTLGAFLGAGIVFGLYYDAIWGFANNELIVSGPNGTAGIFATYPSGHLDMVNGFFDQFIGTASLIVCVLAIVDPYNNPVPRGLEAFTVGLVVLVIGTSMGFNSGYAVNPARDFGPRLFTALAGWGSEVFTTGRHWWWVPIVSPLLGSIAGVFVYQLMIGCHLEQPPPSTEAENVKLAHVKHKEQI